In Scophthalmus maximus strain ysfricsl-2021 chromosome 16, ASM2237912v1, whole genome shotgun sequence, the following proteins share a genomic window:
- the rab3gap1 gene encoding rab3 GTPase-activating protein catalytic subunit isoform X1, with amino-acid sequence MATESDPESEVFEITDFTTASEWERFVSKVEEVLNDWKLIGNSAGNLSPEKGEYTRGTWGEKSLDISFADFKFFITHFFLKREHEKDDVKLEEDTFPLAMQDLLCMNNDFPPRAHCLVRWYGMQEFVVITPGTNCEAIISESKCNLLLSSISISLANSGCQVPMFVQIQQKWRRMYAGECQGPGVRTDFEMVHLKKVPSQYNHLSGLLDIFKSKMGCNLSPLPPVNIAIRFTYILQDWQQYSWPQQPPDFDTLLGGEVGGVEFGKLPFGACEEPISELHLATTWPHLTEGIVVDNEVYSDLDPLQAPHWSVRVRTAENLHCLLGDLLTDFLKLCRRKESTEEILGKLIEDEGKENSDISSALSKLTEPAATVPISKLSVSNMVHSARKHIRRRRRNDESPLNTDILNSVLMYLFPDAAVERSSENRKNKAAKATCSEKSEQDKNSDYNLYLQLKSAPSDSLTYRLALCVCLANYNHGGLRAVAHLWQEFVLELRYRWENNYLIYGLTGGPPDLRCCLLHQKLQMLNCCIERKRARDEARKVLEGNRERERRVSGGCQNSSPLPESPMVTTTASTLTREVSPGKSWDSWSDSEDEFFECLSDQGEVEAPHTEGEKDGSKSKAEGRLHPFNNMTLLNSTDLLYVPVTQEPAPMTEDLLEEHSEVLAKLGTSAEGTHLRARMQSACLLSDMESFKSANPGCVLEDFVRWYSPRDYIEEEVVDENGDTVVKGNLSPRMKIPGNMWVEAWETARAIPARRQRRLFDDTKEAEKVLHYLAVQKPADLTLHLLPCILHSAILKLKEEESIEDIPSVKKSIQQATSQASKLLQPHNYDYKKLEDFINQLMTMEMVITQARSLKAKFAVSEDEKGGDTDELEKFVSSLLDEPEVVVVGAGQGSAGSIIHRLFVSAQRLTDFTSDEAALLSPLDEDLGNDKKPTGGSNKVPDFPSPAGREILLRSCVPRPAPYSKALPQRLFCVLMREEFRLAGAFSSDTSFF; translated from the exons ATGGCTACAGAGAGTGAT CCCGAGTCAGAGGTGTTCGAGATCACCGACTTCACCACGGCGTCAGAGTGGGAACG GTTTGTGTCCAAAGTGGAGGAAGTGCTAAATGACTGGAAGCTGATAGGGAACTCGGCAGGAAACCTGTCCCCAGAGAAG GGTGAATACACCAGAGGCACCTGGGGGGAGAAGTCTCTGGATATAAGTTTTGCTGACTTTAAGTTCTTCATAACACACTTCTTCCTGAAACGAGAACATGAGAAGGATGATGTGAAGCTTGAAGAAG ATACCTTCCCCTTGGCAATGCAGGACCTTCTGTGTATGAACAATGATTTCCCACCTCGAGCCCACTGCCTGGTTAGATG GTATGGTATGCAAGAATTTGTGGTCATCACCCCTGGAACCAACTGTGAGGCCATCATCAGTGAGTCAAAATGCAATCTGCTCCTCAGCTCCATCTCCATTTCCTTGGCCAACAGTGGTTG CCAGGTGCCCATGTTCGTCCAGATCCAGCAGAAGTGGAGACGGATGTATGCTGGAGAGTGCCAGGGGCCAGGTGTGCGGACAGACTTTGAGATGGTCCACCTCAAGAAGGTGCCAAGTCAGTACAACCACCTGTCTGGCCTGCTTGACATCTTCAAGTCTAAGATG ggtTGCAACCTGTCCCCTCTACCTCCAGTCAACATTGCAATCCGCTTTACCTACATTCTCCAGGACTGGCAGCAGTATTCATGGCCACAGCAACCTCCAG ACTTTGACACACTTCTTGGAGGTGAAGTGGGAGGAGTGGAGTTTGGTAAACTTCCTTTTGGAGCCTGTGAGGAGCCAATCAG TGAACTTCATCTTGCAACCACTTGGCCTCACCTGACAGAAGGCATAGTTGTGGATAATGAAGTCTACAG TGACCTTGACCCTCTCCAAGCTCCTCACTGGTCGGTCCGAGTCAGGACAGCAGAAAATCTTCATTGTTTACTGG GTGACTTACTCACAGACTTCTTGAAGctctgcaggaggaaggagTCCACAGAAGAGATTCTTGGAAAATTGATTGAAGATGAGGGCAAAG AAAATAGTGACATCAGCTCTGCTTTATCCAAGCTGACGGAGCCAGCAGCTACAGTACCGATCTCTAAACTATCCGTCTCCAATATGGTGCACAGTGCCCGAAAGCACATCCGACGCCGCAGGCGCAATGACGAGTCACCACTCAACACTGATATACTCAATTCTGTCCTTATG TATCTCTTTCCAGACGCTGCTGTGGAGAGGTCATCGGAGAACCGCAAGAATAAAGCTGCAAAGGCAACCTGCTCTGAGAAATCCGAACAAGATAAAAACTCTGACTAT AACCTTTACCTCCAGCTAAAGTCAGCACCCAGTGACAGTCTGACCTACCGgttggcactgtgtgtgtgtttggcaaacTACAATCATGGTGGGCTGCGGGCTGTTGCCCACCTCTGGCAGGAGTTTGTCCTTGAGTTGCGCTACCGCTGGGAAAACAACTACCTAATTTATGG ACTGACTGGTGGACCTCCTGATCTTCGCTGTTGTCTTTTGCATCAGAAGCTCCAG ATGCTCAACTGCTGTATTGAGAGGAAGAGAGCCAGAGATGAAGCTCGGAAGGTGCTGGAGGgaaaccgagagagagagcgcagggTGTCTGGTGGCTGCCAGAACAGCTCTCCCCTACCAGAGTCTCCAATGGTAACAACAACTGCCTCCACCTTAACAAGGGAAGTGTCACCGGGAAAATCCTGGGACTCTTGGAGCGACAGTGAGGATGAATTCTTTGAGTGCCTAAGTGACCAGGGGGAAGTGGAAGCTCCACATACTGAGGGAGAAAAGGATGGAAGTAAAAGTAAAGCAGAGGGCAGACTGCACCCTTTTAACAACATGACTCTACTCAACTCTACAGATCTTCTCTATGTTCCTGTCACACag GAACCTGCTCCCATGACAGAGGATCTCTTAGAGGAGCATTCAGAGGTACTGGCCAAACTGGGCACATCAGCTGAAGGTACTCATCTCCGTGCCCGGATGCAGAGTGCCTGTCTTCTCTCTGACATGGAGTCCTTTAAG TCAGCCAACCCAGGCTGTGTTCTGGAGGACTTTGTGCGCTGGTATTCACCCAGGGATTACATTGAGGAGGAGGTAGTCGATGAGAATGGTGACACAGTGGTCAAAGGCAATCTAAGTCCCAGGATGAAGATCCCAGGCAACATGTGGGTAGAGGCTTGGGAGACAGCCAGGGCTATACCTGCACGCCGCCAGAGAAGACTTTTTGATGACACTAAGGAGGCCGAGAAG GTTCTGCATTATTTGGCTGTGCAGAAACCTGCGGACCTGACCCTCCATCTCCTACCATGTATACTGCATTCTGCTATTCTGAAGTTAAAGGAGGAAG AGTCAATAGAAGACATTCCATCAGTCAAAAAAAGCATTCAACAAGCTACATCTCAAGCCAGCAAGCTGCTACAGCCCCACAACTATGACTACAAGAAGTTAGAG GATTTCATCAACCAGTTGATGACCATGGAAATGGTCATCACCCAAGCTCGCTCACTCAAAGCCAAGTTTGCCGTCAGTGAGGATGAGAAGGGAGGGGACACTGATGAACTAGAGAA GTTTGTGAGCTCCCTGTTGGATGAACCAGAGGTTGTAGTCGTCGGAGCTGGACAGGGATCAGCTGGTAGCATAATACACAGGCTTTTTGTCAGCGCTCAGAGG CTGACTGACTTCACCAGTGATGAG
- the rab3gap1 gene encoding rab3 GTPase-activating protein catalytic subunit isoform X2, which yields MATESDPESEVFEITDFTTASEWERFVSKVEEVLNDWKLIGNSAGNLSPEKGEYTRGTWGEKSLDISFADFKFFITHFFLKREHEKDDVKLEEDTFPLAMQDLLCMNNDFPPRAHCLVRWYGMQEFVVITPGTNCEAIISESKCNLLLSSISISLANSGCQVPMFVQIQQKWRRMYAGECQGPGVRTDFEMVHLKKVPSQYNHLSGLLDIFKSKMGCNLSPLPPVNIAIRFTYILQDWQQYSWPQQPPDFDTLLGGEVGGVEFGKLPFGACEEPISELHLATTWPHLTEGIVVDNEVYSDLDPLQAPHWSVRVRTAENLHCLLGDLLTDFLKLCRRKESTEEILGKLIEDEGKENSDISSALSKLTEPAATVPISKLSVSNMVHSARKHIRRRRRNDESPLNTDILNSVLMYLFPDAAVERSSENRKNKAAKATCSEKSEQDKNSDYNLYLQLKSAPSDSLTYRLALCVCLANYNHGGLRAVAHLWQEFVLELRYRWENNYLIYGLTGGPPDLRCCLLHQKLQMLNCCIERKRARDEARKVLEGNRERERRVSGGCQNSSPLPESPMVTTTASTLTREVSPGKSWDSWSDSEDEFFECLSDQGEVEAPHTEGEKDGSKSKAEGRLHPFNNMTLLNSTDLLYVPVTQEPAPMTEDLLEEHSEVLAKLGTSAEGTHLRARMQSACLLSDMESFKSANPGCVLEDFVRWYSPRDYIEEEVVDENGDTVVKGNLSPRMKIPGNMWVEAWETARAIPARRQRRLFDDTKEAEKVLHYLAVQKPADLTLHLLPCILHSAILKLKEEESIEDIPSVKKSIQQATSQASKLLQPHNYDYKKLEDFINQLMTMEMVITQARSLKAKFAVSEDEKGGDTDELEKFVSSLLDEPEVVVVGAGQGSAGSIIHRLFVSAQRAALLSPLDEDLGNDKKPTGGSNKVPDFPSPAGREILLRSCVPRPAPYSKALPQRLFCVLMREEFRLAGAFSSDTSFF from the exons ATGGCTACAGAGAGTGAT CCCGAGTCAGAGGTGTTCGAGATCACCGACTTCACCACGGCGTCAGAGTGGGAACG GTTTGTGTCCAAAGTGGAGGAAGTGCTAAATGACTGGAAGCTGATAGGGAACTCGGCAGGAAACCTGTCCCCAGAGAAG GGTGAATACACCAGAGGCACCTGGGGGGAGAAGTCTCTGGATATAAGTTTTGCTGACTTTAAGTTCTTCATAACACACTTCTTCCTGAAACGAGAACATGAGAAGGATGATGTGAAGCTTGAAGAAG ATACCTTCCCCTTGGCAATGCAGGACCTTCTGTGTATGAACAATGATTTCCCACCTCGAGCCCACTGCCTGGTTAGATG GTATGGTATGCAAGAATTTGTGGTCATCACCCCTGGAACCAACTGTGAGGCCATCATCAGTGAGTCAAAATGCAATCTGCTCCTCAGCTCCATCTCCATTTCCTTGGCCAACAGTGGTTG CCAGGTGCCCATGTTCGTCCAGATCCAGCAGAAGTGGAGACGGATGTATGCTGGAGAGTGCCAGGGGCCAGGTGTGCGGACAGACTTTGAGATGGTCCACCTCAAGAAGGTGCCAAGTCAGTACAACCACCTGTCTGGCCTGCTTGACATCTTCAAGTCTAAGATG ggtTGCAACCTGTCCCCTCTACCTCCAGTCAACATTGCAATCCGCTTTACCTACATTCTCCAGGACTGGCAGCAGTATTCATGGCCACAGCAACCTCCAG ACTTTGACACACTTCTTGGAGGTGAAGTGGGAGGAGTGGAGTTTGGTAAACTTCCTTTTGGAGCCTGTGAGGAGCCAATCAG TGAACTTCATCTTGCAACCACTTGGCCTCACCTGACAGAAGGCATAGTTGTGGATAATGAAGTCTACAG TGACCTTGACCCTCTCCAAGCTCCTCACTGGTCGGTCCGAGTCAGGACAGCAGAAAATCTTCATTGTTTACTGG GTGACTTACTCACAGACTTCTTGAAGctctgcaggaggaaggagTCCACAGAAGAGATTCTTGGAAAATTGATTGAAGATGAGGGCAAAG AAAATAGTGACATCAGCTCTGCTTTATCCAAGCTGACGGAGCCAGCAGCTACAGTACCGATCTCTAAACTATCCGTCTCCAATATGGTGCACAGTGCCCGAAAGCACATCCGACGCCGCAGGCGCAATGACGAGTCACCACTCAACACTGATATACTCAATTCTGTCCTTATG TATCTCTTTCCAGACGCTGCTGTGGAGAGGTCATCGGAGAACCGCAAGAATAAAGCTGCAAAGGCAACCTGCTCTGAGAAATCCGAACAAGATAAAAACTCTGACTAT AACCTTTACCTCCAGCTAAAGTCAGCACCCAGTGACAGTCTGACCTACCGgttggcactgtgtgtgtgtttggcaaacTACAATCATGGTGGGCTGCGGGCTGTTGCCCACCTCTGGCAGGAGTTTGTCCTTGAGTTGCGCTACCGCTGGGAAAACAACTACCTAATTTATGG ACTGACTGGTGGACCTCCTGATCTTCGCTGTTGTCTTTTGCATCAGAAGCTCCAG ATGCTCAACTGCTGTATTGAGAGGAAGAGAGCCAGAGATGAAGCTCGGAAGGTGCTGGAGGgaaaccgagagagagagcgcagggTGTCTGGTGGCTGCCAGAACAGCTCTCCCCTACCAGAGTCTCCAATGGTAACAACAACTGCCTCCACCTTAACAAGGGAAGTGTCACCGGGAAAATCCTGGGACTCTTGGAGCGACAGTGAGGATGAATTCTTTGAGTGCCTAAGTGACCAGGGGGAAGTGGAAGCTCCACATACTGAGGGAGAAAAGGATGGAAGTAAAAGTAAAGCAGAGGGCAGACTGCACCCTTTTAACAACATGACTCTACTCAACTCTACAGATCTTCTCTATGTTCCTGTCACACag GAACCTGCTCCCATGACAGAGGATCTCTTAGAGGAGCATTCAGAGGTACTGGCCAAACTGGGCACATCAGCTGAAGGTACTCATCTCCGTGCCCGGATGCAGAGTGCCTGTCTTCTCTCTGACATGGAGTCCTTTAAG TCAGCCAACCCAGGCTGTGTTCTGGAGGACTTTGTGCGCTGGTATTCACCCAGGGATTACATTGAGGAGGAGGTAGTCGATGAGAATGGTGACACAGTGGTCAAAGGCAATCTAAGTCCCAGGATGAAGATCCCAGGCAACATGTGGGTAGAGGCTTGGGAGACAGCCAGGGCTATACCTGCACGCCGCCAGAGAAGACTTTTTGATGACACTAAGGAGGCCGAGAAG GTTCTGCATTATTTGGCTGTGCAGAAACCTGCGGACCTGACCCTCCATCTCCTACCATGTATACTGCATTCTGCTATTCTGAAGTTAAAGGAGGAAG AGTCAATAGAAGACATTCCATCAGTCAAAAAAAGCATTCAACAAGCTACATCTCAAGCCAGCAAGCTGCTACAGCCCCACAACTATGACTACAAGAAGTTAGAG GATTTCATCAACCAGTTGATGACCATGGAAATGGTCATCACCCAAGCTCGCTCACTCAAAGCCAAGTTTGCCGTCAGTGAGGATGAGAAGGGAGGGGACACTGATGAACTAGAGAA GTTTGTGAGCTCCCTGTTGGATGAACCAGAGGTTGTAGTCGTCGGAGCTGGACAGGGATCAGCTGGTAGCATAATACACAGGCTTTTTGTCAGCGCTCAGAGG